In Paenibacillus stellifer, the DNA window GGCGAAGAAGGCTTCGCCGTTCAGCCGATTCCCGCCGTAATGCAGCATGACCCGCAGAGAGGGAGCGAAGCGCTCCAGCTCCTTCTGCCAGTTGCCGAGCACCGAGGTCGGGCAGACAATAAGCGAAGGCCGGGGAGCATCCGGCCTTCCGCCATGCCCTTCCTTGACGTGAAGCAGATAGGAGATCAGCTGCACGGTTTTGCCAAGGCCCATATCATCGGCCAGGCAGGCGCCGAGGCCGTGGCGGCGCAGAAAGACGAGCCACCCGTAGCCTTCAAGCTGATAGGAGCGAAGCTGGGCCTGAAGACCCGCCGGCGGCTCCGGCTGCGGCCGGCTCTCATGGCCGCCGAGCTGGCCCATCAGCTTCACGAACTGCTCGTTCAGCTCGACTTCAAGCTGAAGCCGGTTGTCCATCTCACGAGCCATCGTCTCGCTGCCAGTGGAATTGTCTTCCCCTGCTTCCTCTTCATTCAGCAGATGAAGCTGCAGAACATCCTGGAAGGTCATGCCTTCCGATTTGTCGATGCCGTCCATCGCTCTGCGGATTTGGGCCAGCAGAGCGGGATCGAGCGGAATCCAGCGATCCTGGAAGCGCACGAGGCGCTCGCCCCTGGCAACGAGCGCGGCGAATTCCTCTTCCGAGAGGTCAACGTCGCCGATCGAGACGCGCCAATCGAATTCGATGATGGCGTTCAGCCCCATGTGCGAGCGGCCGCCCCGGTTCTCGGTCTCGGGGCGGAGCTTGGCCCGAAGCCGCGGCTTCCGACGGCTCGCGGCCTCCCACCAGGCCGGCAGGAGCACGATCCAGCCGGCCTCCAGCAGACGGCGGCTCTCCGCCGTCAGGAAGCTCCAGGCGCCCGCCCCGTCCAGCGGGCGGGCCAATACATCGCCGCCGGCCGCGAAGCGTACCGGCGGCAGGCAAGCGCGCAGCCGCTCCAGCCAGCCGGCCGAGCGGCTCTCCACATGCGGCGACCAGGCCGGAGGCCAGTCGCCGCGGGCGGTTCCGTCCTCGGCCAGCCGGACGTGGACGAGCGAAGCGGGGTCGGCTTTGTCCTGAAGGACGAGCCGAATCCGCCAGGGCCCGGCCTTGAAGGGCTCCAGCAGCTGGAGCGCAGGCCGGAACGGCAGCACATCGGCCTTCCAGCCGATGGAGACAAGCCAGCTGTCCGCGTCGAGTCCCGCCGCGGTGCGGGGGGCGCGCTCGAACAGCATCGGATATTCCCGGCGGAGATCGGCGGCGAGCGCTTCCGTGCCGTACCGCAGCTTGTTCACCGCTGCGGAGAAGGCCGCCCGGACTCCCGCAGCGAAGTCTGCGTCCTCGCGGAGCCGCTCCAGTGCAGACGCCAAATCTCCCGCCGCAGCGCGGGCTCCGGGGGCTTCAGCGGCCTCCTTCAGAACCCGGTCCTCCCAGGTCCACTGGAGCCGGCCCTGAAGGTGAGCGGCCAGACTGGGGGCATACTGCCTGTTCTCCAGGCAGCGGAGCAGCGGCGGGGCCAATGCCGCAAGCGCCGCCGTCTCCTCCTCCCAGCTCCAGCCAACATGGTCAAGCAGGTCGGGAGAAGCGAAGAAGGGGAGAACCATCTCGGCGGGCAGAACCACAAGCTCGATTTCCCCTGCCTTGTGTACCGCAAGCTCTGTGCCGAAGCAGGAATCTTCATGCCAGGCGAAGAGCAGATGCTTCAGCCGCATGCCTGGCAGCGCGGAGCCGTTATCCGCCAGCCCGTACAGCAGAGCGTCTCCATGTTCGCTGAGTCCGGCGCGGACCGTAAGGTGAAGCAGTTGTCCGTTCATGGAATCAGCTTTCCTTTCCGCAGTTCCTCTTGCAGCGCGCGCAGCCTGCTATGGCGCTGCGAGAAGGCGCCGAGGAAGTCGCCGAAGCGCTCCTCGTCCTTGCGTTTTTTGTACAGCTTCTGCAGCCGTTTCAGCAGCTTCACCGCCGTCTTGTAGCCAGCCCGGTTCTTCTCTGCAACGTACCGCTCCACGGCCTGATGATAGAAGGGCAGCAGCAGCTCGGGCGCCTCCTTCTCCAGAGGCTGGAGATCGCGCACCCGGAAGTCCAGCGGGTCCTTGCCGGTGCTGAGCTGATAATCCATCCACTGCCGCAAGCGTCCCCGGCTAAGCAGAAGCTTCTCGTAAATGTCCCTGCTGAGGGGAAGCATGGCGGTCAGCGATTCCCACATGAAGGGCTCCGCCTCGGGCCGCCGCGCGGCAGCCTCTTCCCAGAGAGTGGCATATTCCTCCAGAATTTGCGGGTGATAGCCGGTCAGCAAGGCGCTGGCCTCCTTAAGCCACCGCACAAGCCGCTCCCACTCCCCGGCTTCCGCCATGAACTCCCAGAAGGAGCCAAGCGCCTGAGGGTGAAAGCCCGTGCGTTCTGCCGCTTCTCTCAGCAGATCGAGAGCTTCGCCGTCTTCCCCCAGCAGAAGGTGCAGCCAGCCGCGTGCAGTCAGCGCCGCCGTAGCGTACGCCCCTGCCAGCCGGTCCTGTTCCCGTTCCAGGCGGCGCAGCTCATCCTGGATGAGGGGGGCCCTCTCCACGGAAGGCAAAATCCATTTTCGCCACAGCAGGACGTACAGCCGGAAATAGAAGGCCTGTTCCCTGCCTGCGGACAGCATTTCGTGGCGAAGAAGCCCGAGCGTATCCAGAATCCGGTTGTGAAGCGCCGGCTCTTGGACGAGCTGCAGCTCCTCCTGCAGAATGCCCTCCATGGCGTCCTGCAGCTCCGAGACTGCTAGATGAGTATAGTAGCCGAGCGAGGGCATGAAAGAGCCGGGGCCGCTTCCGGAGCGGACCGTCAGCGTCCCCAGCACATGCAGGCGCGCATGCAGGGCGAAGAGCTTCTCCAGCTCGGGTGCAAGGTCCGGCTTGATGCGGAAGATCGCGGCAAGCGCCTCATCGACATAGCGGGGATTTCGGGTCTCGCCCGCAAGCCTGGACAGGCACTGCCCGAACAGTTCATGCCACTGGGCAATATTCATGGACGGAATGAGGCGTCCCCGCTCCACAAGCGAGGCGGCGGCGCCCCGTACATGGATGCGGCCCGAATCGGAGCTGCCGGGCACACCGGAAGCACCGGACATACCGGACATACCGGAGCTGCCAGACACACCGGAAGCACCGGACATAGCGGAGGCTCCTCCCGCGCCCGGTGTCCGCTCCGCATAGGAGCCGCCCCCCGGGGGCACAGGTAGATGAAGATGCGGCTTCACGCCCCTACCGGATAAGTACTCCGGGGCATCCTGGCTATCCGCAAGCAGCCGCCGCCCGGCGTATCCCCCGGCTTCGTCCGCGCCAATGCGGCCTGTCCCGGGCGGAACCGGCTCCATCCGGGTTGCCGGTCCGGAACCCGCAGGGCCGCCCGCCTCGCTTCGGCCGATGCCCGCCATCCGCGTTTGGGCGGAAGACTGGGCATTTGCCAGCAGCGGCACGGGCCGGCCTTGCGATCCGGCATACTCCATCAGCACGGCCGCCATATGCTTGCAGGGTCCAAGGACCGGACAGCTGCAGCTGCTGATGGAGAAGGCGCCGAGCACCATTTCGACGCTGTACCGCTCGCTGCCGTCCACGAAAGCTGTAAGCAGACCGGCGGAAGGCGACTGCAGGGAGGATACCCGTCCCTGCTTGTAATATTGAAATCCCCGTTTCAGGGTCAAATCGTCGAAATAATAGGCTGCGTCCTGAATCAGCCGGCTCCATCCGGCATCGTCAAGTACAGGTGTCGATTGCATGGAAGGTGTTCTCCTCGTTTATCTTGGGATCTTCCTATTATACCATTTTCCCGAACATGTTTTCCCCTCTGCCGGGAGCGGCTTATCGAGAGCGTCCTATAAGGTTTTGACACTGTTGCGGCCGCTCTCCTTCGCGAGGTACAGCGCCCGGTCCGCCTGATCCACCAGCGAGGTGATCTCGTGCGTATCCGGACCGAGCGATGAAAGGCCCAGGCTGATCGTATAACTGATAGACTGCCCCTGCATGGAGACTGGCGAGGCCGCAATGCTCTTGCGCATAATTTCCGCCAGACGGATCGCCTGCGGCGCGGTGACGCCCGGAAGCACAAGGACGAACTCTTCTCCTCCATACCGGCCGATTATGCCGCGGGGCTGAGCCAGCTCAGCCAGCCGTTTCACCGTCTCCTGAATGACCTTGTCTCCCATAAGATGGCCGTACCTGTCGTTGATGCTCTTGAAATGGTCGATATCGACCATAATCAGCGACAGGGGGACTCCCGTATTCCGGCATTGGGCCAGATGTCGGCGGGCAAGCTTCAAGAAATGAGAGCGGTTGTACACCCCGGTCAGACCGTCGATGGAGGCAAGGCGGTTGATTTCGGAGAAGAGCCGGACATTTTCCATGGATATACCGACCTGACCGGCAAAATCGCGCAGAATGCTTCGTTCATTCCCTGTAATTCTTCTCGCAAAATAGCTGTACAGCACAACAGCGCCGATCATGCGGTCATGATACAGAATGGGTATGCCGAGAAAAGTGCGGGCCAGCGGGTCCGGCAGGGAAAGGTCCTCATGTCCCGAGAGCAGGATCAGCTGTTTCTCCACAATCAGACGACGGAGAAAAGCCTCGCTCTCCGGTTCCGCAGCATTCAGCCCGTACCAGGGGCCTGCCCCCGTCTGGGCTGTGAGCTCATACCCGCCTTCTTTTTCCAGCAGAATAAAGCCATGTTCGCAGGCCGTAATTTTGGATAGACTCGTCATTGTAAATTGAAGCAGCTCGTCCAGATCATGCGTGGATGTCAGTCTCTTCGTCGTCTCGTGCAGCTGCTTGAGCAGTGCTCCCTGCTTCTCCTCAAGCGTCTTCTCATGACGGATGCCGTTGAATCGGTCGGCAAGCGCAAGCGACAGAAGAACCGTCTCGGCGGCCGAGCCGAACCGGATCGAATACAGCGACCAGAAGTTCAGGGGAATCAGCTTATAGGCAGCCAAAATATTGAGCAGGGCGCCGGCGAACAAGACGATCCAGGCGAAAATGTAAAAGAACACCGAGCGGATGCGGAACCGGACGGCGAGAATCGCCCCGAGACAGAAAAGGATGCTGACGGAGGAGAGACAGACCGCCAGACGCGTACCGGCAGCAGGCGACAGCAGCAATATGGCCGGAAGCGCCAATATCAGCACAACGGTGAAGAATTGCATGATCCGCGCCATGCGCGGCGAGTATTTCGGCACGGACAGGAAGTTCAGGGAGAACAGAAGAGCGAATAAACCGGTCAGTGTAATAAACATCGGGTTCGCCCTCACCTCCCAACCGGGGAAGTCCGGCCAGAGGAACTGGTAGGCGAAGCCGTCCCAGACCGCCTGCATGACGGCGAAAGACAAAATAAACAGTACATAGTACAAATAAGTCCGTTCCCGGATAGAAATGAACAGGAAGATGTTGTATAGGGCCATGACCAGCATGATGCCGTAATAGACGCCGAACAGAAGGTCCTGATGCTGTTCTTTTTCGAGGAAGCTCTGTGTATCCCACAGCTTCATGGGAAGCTGGAGGAATGTGTCGGTCTCGATTTTGAAATACAGCTTCTCCCCGGACATCGGCGCGAAAGAAAGATGAAAAATAAAGTTGCGGTGAATATAGCTGCGGTCATAGAAGGGCAGTCTTCTGCCCGTAACGGTCTCGCTTGATAATTTGCGCTCATCGTTGAATTGATACAGCGTAACCTTTCCGAGTTGAGGCTTGCTGAGCTCCAGCATGAAGTCTCTGGTTCTGGCCGCATCGTTGTAGAGATCAAGCTTCACCCAGTAGACGGACTTGCTCAAGGTGCCGGCGAACCCGCTGGAAGAGTAGGGCTCGTAAAGGGCATCCATGGCGGGAGCGGCCGCCTGCTCGGGAGTCAGCGAGCCGTCCTTGTCCTCCATGATGCGCAGGATGCCCTGCAGGTCGTTATTTCCGGCAAGTGAGGCGGAATCATCGGGCTGATCGATGGGAGCTGCAGCCGCCCCGGAACCGAATGTCAGCAATAGCAGAACCGCAATCAAGCCGCCCGCTAACGCGCGCGGCAGGGCGGCAATCAAGCCGGCCGCCTTAATTACGGAAGTGTGCAGAGCTTTCATCGCCGTACGGTCAGTTCCGGGACAAGCTTTCGGTGAGATCGATTTCGATTTCATCCCCGAATTGTCCCTTGATCAGCTTCAAATGCCCGTCGCTGGAGAAATCGCTGGGCATGAAGCCGTTGATAACGGCCTTCGGATCGAGCAGGCCCATCTCGATGAAGGACTCGGCGATCAGCTCGCTGCAAGTATAGTTGTCCAGTTTGGAGCGGATATGAAAGAACCGCCCCTCAATGACCTCCAGAATCATCTTCCATTGCCCCGGATTGGGAATGCCGTGAAGCTTCGTGAACAGCTCATGCAGGCTGGAGATCATCTCTTCGGTCCGTTCCACCTCCAGCGGTCTCACCGCGTAGCGGGGAGGCACATAGGGAACGACATCGCTTCCATAGGTTTCCAGTCGTTGCTTCAAATCGACAAGTTTCGGCCCGGTCAGGTGATCATGCATCAAGGCGTCGGGCAGATTTGTCAGCGCAGTGGACTCCCACAGCAGCGGAGTCTCGATTTCCGGAATGCGTACAACCATAGCGACATGGGACCAAAGGCTTCCCTCCAGTTTCTCGACAAGCTTGCTGATTTCATATTGACCGCTGAACAGGATCAAATCTCCCGTCCGAAGCTGCGGCTCGATTTCCGAATATGGACGTTTTTGCATTTCCAGGCCTCCCATAGGTCCAACCGACCTTCATATATGTAGGCAGATATCTGATCCGATATCCCGTATATGTGGAGTTAATTCGACGGCAGGTCAAAAAATCCTGTTGAAAATTGTATGGAATTGCGATTTATATCACACCGTTGCAAAAAGTGAGCCCCCGCGCAGCAGGCGAAGGCCCGGCAGGGGCTGCAGGACCGGGTATGTCGATGCATGTCTTCGCATGGAACCCAGGGTCATGACCAGCCATCCCCGGGCTTCGGGAAGCAGCCGGGATGAAGGAGAGCAGCACATATCAAGTCTGGATGTTCTAGGGGAACTCCGCAGCTTAGGAACAAGCAAAGACCGCAATCCGAAGCGGGATTGCGGTCTTGTCAGCAGGAATGAACCGGCTAAAGTGATGCATCTTTGGTCTCGTGACCGGTCAGGCCGCGGCTTCTTCCTCCTTCTCTGGAGTCAGCACTTCCTTCTTGAGGAACCAGCAGATGATGAAGGTCGCTATGACGAAGATCAGCGAGATGGAGAAAATGTTCTGGAAAGCGTGGGCGAATACACCCCTCACCTCGTCCGCAAGGCCCGGCGAAATGCCGGCGGGAATGCCGCCCGCCGCCAGATTGTCCGCCGTACCCGGCGGCAGCTGATTTTTAAGCGGCTCGACACCGCTGCTGATATGTCCGGACAGCAGGCTGCCGAACACGCTGAGCCCGATAGTCGCACCGAGTGACTGGAACAGCTGGACGGTGGAGAGTGCGATCCCGCTGTCCTTCTTGTCTACCGACTCCTGTACGATGAGGTTGTCCCCTCCGAACAGGGCCCCCATCCCGATGCCCAGAATGACGAAGCTGGCGATGATGTACAGGACTCCGGTGTGTACGCCGATATGGGACAGCAGGAAGAATCCCAATATCGGAAGCGTGAAGAAGCTGATGAACAGTGTCCGGTAAGCGATGCGGGTGATCAGGAAACCGAACACGATACTGGTCGGGATCGCCCCTGCCATAAAGGCCAGAGTCATATAGCCGGAGGCTGTCGGCGTCAGGCCCATGACATTCTGTGCAAAAAACGGGAACAGGGCGATGCCTCCCATGATGCCTAGCATCAGAGTGAAGACGAGGACGGAGAGGACGACGACGTTCCGGTTGCGGAACAGGTGCAGCGGGATGAGCGGCTCGCTCGCCCGCCGCTCGATGATTACAAACAGTGTGAACAGCAGAAGAGATGCCGCCAGCAGTGCAAGGATGACCGGAGATGACCAGGCATAGCCCTGGTTGTCAATCAGCACAGGCGCCAGAAGCAGAGTGAGCAGAGCGGACATCAGCGTACCTGCTCCGGCCCAGTCGATCCGGGGCTTATCTTCGCTGCGGGTCTCATTCAGCCCTTTGGAGAGCAGAATGGCGGCGAGAGCGCCTACCGGCAGATTGATCAGGAACACCCAATGCCAGCTGAGATGCCCGACGATGTAGCCGCCGAGCGTAGGGCCGAGCAACTGCGGGATAATCATGAGCGGGCCGAAGAGGCTCTGGATTTTGGCGCGCTGCTCCAGGGGGAAGAGCTCGCCGATAATGACGAGCGCCAGCGGCATCAGGCCGCCCGCGCCGATGCCCTGGATGGCCCGGCCGGCGAGCAGCATCGTCATGGACTGGGCGAGCCCGCTGATCAGTGAGCCGCCGATGAACAGCGTCATGCAGCTTAAGTAGATGCGCTTGCGGCCGTACAGATCGGCCAGCTTGCCGAGAATCGGCATGAACAGGGTGAGGGCGAGCATGTAGATGCCTGCCACCCAGCCGTACAGGGCCAGACCGTGGAGCTGGCGGATGATGGTGGGCATCGCCGTCGATACCACGGTCTCGTCAAGCTCCGTGAAGATCAGGCCGATCAGAAGGCCGGCCATGACCAGAACTTTGTTGTTTCTGGCGGATAAAGCGCCGGAATTCATGGAAATCACCTCGAATCAGAATGGATGGCCTCATGAAGGCAGGCCGGAACAGAGAGTATTTAACAGCATCTCTGTAAACGCAGTTTAAACCGGCCGTCCCTGAGCGGACCGGACTCAGAAGAGGCCCGGGACCTCTATAACGTTCCGCTCCTTGGCTACCGTTCAAGTATAAGCCGGCCTCTTGCCCGGCCAAACCGTCCGGGAGCCGATTCTAGGATCGGTCCGTGGTCGTAGACCGGGTGCGCAAGCGGTCGCCCGGTCCGCTATTTCCGCCGGAGCAGGACGGCTATGTGCATTCCGCCGTGCTGCTTGCCGGACTTTGCTTCGATGAGATGTACTCTTTTGCAGCGTACGTTCAGCCCTTTCCGAATCATGATTCAATGAATCGCAGGGGCGTCGCTGTCATCCGCTTCTAGTGCAGCGCTTTGTCCGGTGCACAGCTTATTTCGGCTGTCGAAATCTTGCTATCCTATTTCGGGGCCGTCTCCGGGGAACGCTAACCGTGTATAATGGGCGTTGTGGAGGGATTTTCGCATGGAGCAGGAACTGTTCGACCTTGTCTACCGGGCGGTCGTTAATCGCGACGCCGCCTATGACGGCCTTTACTATACCGGAGTCCGGACGACTGGCATCGTCTGCAGGCCTTCATGCAGGGCGAGAACGCCGAAGCCGGACAACGTAACCTTCTATCCCTCGCTGGAGGAGGCGCTGCAGGCGGGGTTCCGCCCCTGCAAGCGGTGCCGGCCCGAGGAAGGCGGGACGCTGCGGCCTGATGCCGTGCTTGCGGCACAGGCGGATGCGGTCATCGCCGCCGAGTACGGCCGGCGGCTGACGTTGCCGGAGCTG includes these proteins:
- a CDS encoding SWIM zinc finger family protein, which produces MQSTPVLDDAGWSRLIQDAAYYFDDLTLKRGFQYYKQGRVSSLQSPSAGLLTAFVDGSERYSVEMVLGAFSISSCSCPVLGPCKHMAAVLMEYAGSQGRPVPLLANAQSSAQTRMAGIGRSEAGGPAGSGPATRMEPVPPGTGRIGADEAGGYAGRRLLADSQDAPEYLSGRGVKPHLHLPVPPGGGSYAERTPGAGGASAMSGASGVSGSSGMSGMSGASGVPGSSDSGRIHVRGAAASLVERGRLIPSMNIAQWHELFGQCLSRLAGETRNPRYVDEALAAIFRIKPDLAPELEKLFALHARLHVLGTLTVRSGSGPGSFMPSLGYYTHLAVSELQDAMEGILQEELQLVQEPALHNRILDTLGLLRHEMLSAGREQAFYFRLYVLLWRKWILPSVERAPLIQDELRRLEREQDRLAGAYATAALTARGWLHLLLGEDGEALDLLREAAERTGFHPQALGSFWEFMAEAGEWERLVRWLKEASALLTGYHPQILEEYATLWEEAAARRPEAEPFMWESLTAMLPLSRDIYEKLLLSRGRLRQWMDYQLSTGKDPLDFRVRDLQPLEKEAPELLLPFYHQAVERYVAEKNRAGYKTAVKLLKRLQKLYKKRKDEERFGDFLGAFSQRHSRLRALQEELRKGKLIP
- a CDS encoding sensor domain-containing diguanylate cyclase, which translates into the protein MKSKSISPKACPGTDRTAMKALHTSVIKAAGLIAALPRALAGGLIAVLLLLTFGSGAAAAPIDQPDDSASLAGNNDLQGILRIMEDKDGSLTPEQAAAPAMDALYEPYSSSGFAGTLSKSVYWVKLDLYNDAARTRDFMLELSKPQLGKVTLYQFNDERKLSSETVTGRRLPFYDRSYIHRNFIFHLSFAPMSGEKLYFKIETDTFLQLPMKLWDTQSFLEKEQHQDLLFGVYYGIMLVMALYNIFLFISIRERTYLYYVLFILSFAVMQAVWDGFAYQFLWPDFPGWEVRANPMFITLTGLFALLFSLNFLSVPKYSPRMARIMQFFTVVLILALPAILLLSPAAGTRLAVCLSSVSILFCLGAILAVRFRIRSVFFYIFAWIVLFAGALLNILAAYKLIPLNFWSLYSIRFGSAAETVLLSLALADRFNGIRHEKTLEEKQGALLKQLHETTKRLTSTHDLDELLQFTMTSLSKITACEHGFILLEKEGGYELTAQTGAGPWYGLNAAEPESEAFLRRLIVEKQLILLSGHEDLSLPDPLARTFLGIPILYHDRMIGAVVLYSYFARRITGNERSILRDFAGQVGISMENVRLFSEINRLASIDGLTGVYNRSHFLKLARRHLAQCRNTGVPLSLIMVDIDHFKSINDRYGHLMGDKVIQETVKRLAELAQPRGIIGRYGGEEFVLVLPGVTAPQAIRLAEIMRKSIAASPVSMQGQSISYTISLGLSSLGPDTHEITSLVDQADRALYLAKESGRNSVKTL
- a CDS encoding DEAD/DEAH box helicase: MNGQLLHLTVRAGLSEHGDALLYGLADNGSALPGMRLKHLLFAWHEDSCFGTELAVHKAGEIELVVLPAEMVLPFFASPDLLDHVGWSWEEETAALAALAPPLLRCLENRQYAPSLAAHLQGRLQWTWEDRVLKEAAEAPGARAAAGDLASALERLREDADFAAGVRAAFSAAVNKLRYGTEALAADLRREYPMLFERAPRTAAGLDADSWLVSIGWKADVLPFRPALQLLEPFKAGPWRIRLVLQDKADPASLVHVRLAEDGTARGDWPPAWSPHVESRSAGWLERLRACLPPVRFAAGGDVLARPLDGAGAWSFLTAESRRLLEAGWIVLLPAWWEAASRRKPRLRAKLRPETENRGGRSHMGLNAIIEFDWRVSIGDVDLSEEEFAALVARGERLVRFQDRWIPLDPALLAQIRRAMDGIDKSEGMTFQDVLQLHLLNEEEAGEDNSTGSETMAREMDNRLQLEVELNEQFVKLMGQLGGHESRPQPEPPAGLQAQLRSYQLEGYGWLVFLRRHGLGACLADDMGLGKTVQLISYLLHVKEGHGGRPDAPRPSLIVCPTSVLGNWQKELERFAPSLRVMLHYGGNRLNGEAFFAAAAEHDVVLTSYATASLDQELLSGLTWSALCLDEAQNIKNAQTKQSMAVRSFPALHRVALTGTPIENRLAELWSIYDFIMPGFLGSLHAFQGRFIQPIEKEGDARRTAELRRLVQPFMLRRKKKDPAIQLDLPDKNEMKSYIHLTGEQAALYDQTVNELMSKMNKLEGMARKGAILSSLTRLKQLCDHPALITREGDSSEDTAEDGGQEPGSSAQLNAKLIERSAKLERLVAMVKELREEGERCLIFTQYIGMGEMLRRVLQDELGEPVLYLNGSTSKTARDRMVEAFQSGRESPLPPGSSDSIDSGSGLADRPSGVFILSLKAGGVGLNLTAANHVFHFDRWWNPAVENQATDRAYRMGQIRDVQVHKFIALGTLEERIDDMLESKQQLSDSIMASSSENWITELSTEALKELFSLRRGLSGS
- a CDS encoding bifunctional transcriptional activator/DNA repair enzyme AdaA, whose translation is MEQELFDLVYRAVVNRDAAYDGLYYTGVRTTGIVCRPSCRARTPKPDNVTFYPSLEEALQAGFRPCKRCRPEEGGTLRPDAVLAAQADAVIAAEYGRRLTLPELAKRLKISPSHLHRVYKAVTGVTPAAALEQVRLARARELLRDSGRPVSEIGRAVGLRGASHFAAWFQRHEGVSPTAYREQHQGGIADERECNVPAHP
- a CDS encoding MDR family MFS transporter, with the protein product MNSGALSARNNKVLVMAGLLIGLIFTELDETVVSTAMPTIIRQLHGLALYGWVAGIYMLALTLFMPILGKLADLYGRKRIYLSCMTLFIGGSLISGLAQSMTMLLAGRAIQGIGAGGLMPLALVIIGELFPLEQRAKIQSLFGPLMIIPQLLGPTLGGYIVGHLSWHWVFLINLPVGALAAILLSKGLNETRSEDKPRIDWAGAGTLMSALLTLLLAPVLIDNQGYAWSSPVILALLAASLLLFTLFVIIERRASEPLIPLHLFRNRNVVVLSVLVFTLMLGIMGGIALFPFFAQNVMGLTPTASGYMTLAFMAGAIPTSIVFGFLITRIAYRTLFISFFTLPILGFFLLSHIGVHTGVLYIIASFVILGIGMGALFGGDNLIVQESVDKKDSGIALSTVQLFQSLGATIGLSVFGSLLSGHISSGVEPLKNQLPPGTADNLAAGGIPAGISPGLADEVRGVFAHAFQNIFSISLIFVIATFIICWFLKKEVLTPEKEEEAAA